Proteins encoded in a region of the Raphanus sativus cultivar WK10039 chromosome 8, ASM80110v3, whole genome shotgun sequence genome:
- the LOC130499226 gene encoding F-box/kelch-repeat protein At4g38940-like, whose translation MEQSPEQSPSPLFPSLPDDVTVDIVARVPISRYPTLSLVSRTFRKLIASPKLYKRRSHLGVTEHRVYALLRGPSNGQPRFHILHRKPNSTNRLVVVGSLPPMSPHGTFVPVGSKTYVFNSLDALSVDCASHTLQPILDMPQRMIRKLGSAVDGKVYLIGDSFCSFSDEDGTSWEAWRKAVMVFDTETRTWGAVRIKHGLPYGALWSEAVVLGDKICLGSYRYQHAFDYEPRENKWELNEALRAKDWGEGACVIDDVLYYHDQRLDWGEVAPEKALMAFDPKQSRWSAVKGLEEFLAVETYKSIRSNLVKCGEKKLALFFTKRRDGNDVICCAEIGLERRQDGGEIWGKVLSCDVVFEDGLLSIVKCVSVTV comes from the coding sequence ATGGAGCAATCTCCCGAGCAGTCACCGTCTCCTCTGTTTCCGTCGCTTCCAGACGACGTCACCGTCGATATCGTAGCTCGTGTGCCAATAAGCCGTTACCCAACTCTCTCCCTCGTCTCCAGGACTTTCAGGAAACTCATCGCTTCCCCTAAGCTCTACAAGAGACGATCTCACCTGGGAGTCACCGAGCACCGTGTCTACGCTCTCCTCCGTGGCCCCAGCAATGGTCAACCACGTTTCCACATCCTCCACCGCAAACCCAACTCCACAAACCGCTTGGTCGTCGTCGGGTCGCTTCCCCCCATGTCTCCCCACGGAACCTTTGTCCCCGTCGGCTCCAAAACGTACGTGTTCAACAGCCTGGACGCCCTCAGCGTCGACTGCGCCTCTCACACCCTGCAGCCCATCCTCGACATGCCTCAACGCATGATTAGAAAATTAGGTAGCGCCGTCGACGGGAAGGTGTACCTGATCGGTGATTCCTTCTGTAGTTTCTCCGATGAAGATGGAACCTCGTGGGAGGCGTGGAGGAAGGCGGTGATGGTGTTCGATACAGAGACTCGAACCTGGGGGGCGGTGAGGATAAAACACGGCTTGCCCTATGGTGCTCTCTGGTCCGAAGCTGTGGTGCTGGGGGACAAGATTTGCTTGGGAAGCTACAGGTATCAGCACGCTTTTGATTACGAGCCGAGGGAAAACAAGTGGGAGTTGAACGAGGCGTTGAGAGCTAAGGATTGGGGGGAGGGTGCTTGTGTGATTGATGATGTCCTCTACTATCACGATCAACGGTTGGACTGGGGTGAGGTTGCTCCGGAGAAGGCGTTGATGGCGTTTGATCCGAAGCAGAGCCGCTGGAGTGCTGTCAAGGGTTTGGAGGAGTTTTTGGCTGTGGAGACTTATAAGTCAATAAGGTCCAACCTGGTGAAGTGTGGGGAGAAGAAGTTGGCTCTCTTCTTTACTAAAAGACGTGACGGGAATGATGTCATTTGCTGTGCAGAGATTGGTTTGGAAAGGCGCCAAGATGGTGGAGAGATTTGGGGTAAGGTGTTGTCTTGTGATGTTGTCTTTGAGGATGGGCTGTTGAGCATAGTGAAATGTGTGTCTGTCACCGTTTGA
- the LOC130498951 gene encoding phospholipase D delta-like: protein MEFLQGVMGTHDEETRKFFKNSSVKCILSPRYASNKLGLVKQKVVGTLFTHHQKCVLVDTQTAGSNRKVTAFIGGIDLCDGRYDTPEHRILHDLDTVFKDDFHNPTFPSGTMAPRQPWHDMHCRIDGPAAYDVLINFEQRWRKATRWKDLWLDDSLLRIGRISWILNPEFKYQIDGTLHVPEDDPVVYVSNEDDPENWHVQVFRSIDSGSVKGFPKYVDEAEALHLDYDKRLVVDKSIQTAYIQIIRSAQHFIYIENQYFIGSSYDWPDYNDAGADNLIPMELALKITSKIRAKERFAVYVVIPMWPEGDPKSGPMQEILYWQSQTMQMMYYVIARELKSVQSNAHPLDYLNFYCLGKREQLPDGMPSTSGSAVSDSYKFQRFMIYVHAKGMIVDDEYVLMGSANINQRSMAGTKDTEIAMGAYQPHHTWTNKGKHPRGQVYGYRMSLWAEHLGKTGYEFVEPADLECVKNVNEIAEGNWRKFIDSEFSELQGHLIKYPLHVDIDGNVIPLPDYDSFPDVGGKIIGHDSKAIPDTLTT, encoded by the exons ATGGAGTTTCTG CAAGGAGTTATGGGGACACATGATGAAGAGACTAGAAAGTTTTTCAAGAATTCTTCTGTGAAATGTATACTGTCACCTCGTTATGCCAGCAATAAGCTTGGATTGGTCAAACAAAAG GTAGTTGGCACTCTCTTCACGCACCATCAGAAGTGTGTTCTTGTAGACACTCAGACTGCTGGTAGTAATCGCAAAGTCACAGCTTTTATTGGTGGGATCGATCTTTGTGACGGCCGCTATGACACACCTGAGCACCGGATATTACACGATCTTGACACTGTATTTAAGGACGATTTTCACAATCCTACATTTCCA AGTGGTACCATGGCTCCAAGACAACCTTGGCACGATATGCATTGTAGGATAGATGGGCCTGCGGCATATGATGTTCTCATAAATTTTGAGCAACGGTGGAGAAAAGCGACACGATGGAAAGATCTCTGGCTAGATGATTCTTTGTTACGGATAGGACGTATATCATGGATACTAAATCCAGAGTTTAAATATCAGATAGATGGTACTTTACATGTTCCAGAGGACGATCCAGTTGTTTATGTTTCTAATGAAGATGATCCTGAGAACTGGCATGTTCAGGTGTTCCGTTCTATCGACTCAGGATCCGTGAAAGGATTTCCAAAATATGTAGATGAGGCTGAGGCCCTG CATCTAGATTATGACAAGCGTCTAGTAGTTGATAAAAGCATCCAGACTGCGTACATCCAGATAATCAGATCTGCTCAGCATTTCATATATATCGAGAACCAGTATTTTATTGGTTCTTCTTATGATTGGCCTGATTATAACGATGCAG GAGCTGACAATCTTATTCCTATGGAGTTAGCACTAAAGATTACTAGTAAAATTAGAGCTAAAGAAAGATTTGCTGTCTATGTCGTCATACCAATGTGGCCTGAAGGCGACCCAAAGTCTGGACCTATGCAAGAAATTTTATATTGGCAG AGCCAAACTATGCAGATGATGTATTATGTTATAGCACGAGAACTGAAGTCGGTCCAGTCAAATGCGCATCCTCTAGACTACCTTAACTTTTACTGCCTTGGTAAACGAGAGCAACTTCCAGATGGTATGCCATCCACCAGCGGCAGTGCG GTATCTGATTCTTATAAGTTCCAGCGTTTCATGATCTATGTGCATGCAAAGGGGATGATAGTAGATGATGAATATGTACTTATGGGATCTGCTAATATCAACCAAAGATCTATGGCCGGCACGAAAGATACCGAGATAGCCATGGGTGCATATCAACCCCATCATACATGGACTAACAAGGGAAAACACCCACGTGGCCAG GTGTACGGGTATAGGATGTCCTTGTGGGCAGAGCATTTAGGCAAAACTGGATATGAGTTTGTGGAGCCTGCTGATCTAGAATGTGTCAAGAACGTGAATGAAATCGCTGAAGGGAACTGGAGAAAGTTCATAGATTCGGAGTTCTCAGAGTTGCAAGGCCACTTGATTAAGTATCCTCTGCATGTAGACATTGATGGTAATGTAATCCCTCTTCCAGATTATGACAGTTTCCCAGATGTTGGTGGTAAGATCATTGGACATGATTCCAAGGCTATCCCTGATACTCTAACCACGTAA
- the LOC130498952 gene encoding probable disease resistance protein RPP1 — protein MVELPSSIGKLVNIDLECIGELDLSDCSWWEIYRESSTDIQEFDPWIESISGLGQLVLNGMKKLVSLPPLPDSLWLLDAKNCESLERLDCSFRNQRFRNLHFTNCFKLNQEARDLISLTRTNDYAVFPAEEVPQCFTYRSSGSSVTVNITSGGNALTAGYKRLQGVYPGHLYTFEVEVETEEVTSAELVFDFELQYNILSERSEAWEIKECGMVQLLEVSSC, from the exons ATGGTGGAGCTACCTTCCTCTATTGGAAAACTGGTCAACATCGACTTGGAATGTATCGGAGAACTCGATCTCTCAGATTGCTCTTGGTGGGAAATTTATCGTGAGAGTTCCACAGACATTCAAGAATTTGATCCATGGATCGAGAGCATATCTGGTTTAGGTCAACTTGTACTAAACGGAATGAAGAAGCTTGTATCACTCCCGCCACTTCCCGATTCGCTATGGCTACTAGATGCAAAAAATTGTGAGTCACTGGAGAGACTAGATTGCTCCTTTCGAAATCAACGTTTCCGTAATCTGCACTTCACTAACTGCTTCAAACTAAATCAAGAAGCGAGAGATCTCATCAGCCTGACACGGACGAATGATTATGCAGTCTTTCCCGCTGAAGAAGTGCCTCAGTGCTTCACTTACCGATCATCTGGGAGTTCCGTAACTGTGAA CATCACGTCCGGAGGGAATGCTCTCACTGCTGGTTATAAAAGATTACAAGGAGTTTATCCGGGGCATCTGTATACATTTGAGGTTGAGGTTGAAACAGAGGAGGTCACTTCCGCCGAGCTTGTTTTTGATTTCGAGCTCCAGTACAATATACTTTCAGAAAGGTCAGAAGCATGGGAGATAAAAGAATGCGGGATGGTTCAACTCTTGGAGGTCTCTTCATGCTGA